DNA from Evansella sp. LMS18:
GAAAGAAGAGTTACAAAGTTCAATCGCCAACAAAATGGATGATTTACATATAGTACAGGCTTTTGCCCATTATGCAGGAGATGATATAGAGAAGGTGAAAAAGTCCTTCAAGAGAGTTCATGAATGCATTTGTTATGATAAGCAGTTAATGTAGCGGGAGTTTCTATTATTTGTAGGGAAAATCTTTTATGAAGGTTAATCCCGGAAGAGCCGCCTATAAAATGAAGTTGCATATTTTTTAGTATTAACATATTTGTCAATCCTGCTCTGTAATCGTGGGAATTTACCCCGTATCGCAACAAGGGGGGATGATTTCGCAACAAGCCAGTTTGAATTCGCAACAATGCATGTCGATTTCGCAACGAGAGTACGTTATCGCAACAAGGGGCAATCATTTCGCAACAAGCCAGCATGAATTCGCAACAATGCATGTCCATTTCGCAATGGGAATACGTTATCGCAACAAGGCCAGACGAATTCGTAACAAGACATGCCAATTTCGCAACAAGAACACCGCTACGCAACAAGGGTTCAATCAAATATTGAATTTAAGACGTAAGGAGATTAATAATGGCGAAAAAAACTGAAAATAAGTCAGAGATTCAATTTATTATAAATGAAAATGCCAGGGAAACAAATTTTGAGAAAGTATCCTACGATTTTATTAATAGTAAAGTATCGGAGACAGTTAAAAATTTTCATAACAGTTTTCCTGATTATAAAGTCAGCCCCCTGCACAGCTTAAAAGCTTTGTCAGTACAGTTTGGTGTCAGCAATATTTGGGTGAAGGACGAATCTTATCGATTTGGACTTAATGCTTTTAAAATGTTAGGAGGTTCCTTTGCTGTCGGCAAATATCTTTCGGAAAAATTAAATGTTGATATTTCAGAGCTTTCTTTTGAAAAACTTAAAAGTAAAGAAGTAAAAGAGCAGCTTGGAGAGATAACGTTTGTAACAGCAACCGATGGAAATCACGGAAAAGGTTTAGCCTGGGCTGCAAACCAGCTGGGACAAAAATCAGTGGTATATATGCCAAAGGGATCCTCGGAGATAAGATTAAACAACATTAGAAAAGAAGGTGCAGACGCTTCCATAACTGATTTGAATTATGATGATACTGTCAGGCTGGCAAGCAGAAAGGCTGAAGAAAATAGCTGGGTTCTGGTCCAGGATACAGCCTGGGAAGGATATGAGGAGATCCCTACATGGATTATGCAGGGCTATGGCACGATTATGGACGAAGCATTGGAGCAGCTGAATGAAGTCGGTGCTGACAAACCGACACACGTGTTTTTACAAGCGGGAGTTGGTTCTTTTGCTGGCAGTATGCTTGGATATCTTGCAGAGAGG
Protein-coding regions in this window:
- the dpaL gene encoding diaminopropionate ammonia-lyase gives rise to the protein MAKKTENKSEIQFIINENARETNFEKVSYDFINSKVSETVKNFHNSFPDYKVSPLHSLKALSVQFGVSNIWVKDESYRFGLNAFKMLGGSFAVGKYLSEKLNVDISELSFEKLKSKEVKEQLGEITFVTATDGNHGKGLAWAANQLGQKSVVYMPKGSSEIRLNNIRKEGADASITDLNYDDTVRLASRKAEENSWVLVQDTAWEGYEEIPTWIMQGYGTIMDEALEQLNEVGADKPTHVFLQAGVGSFAGSMLGYLAERFGNERPFTVIVEPSEAACHYKSMKAADGKPYAVTGDLNTIMAGLACGEPSTSSWEILKDYADAFVSCPDDVAARGMRILANPLGSDPRIISGESGAVGLGLVSLLAENPVLKAMKETLKLNQDSKVLVISTEGDTDPNHYRKIVWDGAYPSA